From the genome of Anopheles merus strain MAF chromosome X, AmerM5.1, whole genome shotgun sequence, one region includes:
- the LOC121589427 gene encoding putative odorant receptor 83c: protein MAVGSESPIERFDRILSWQCHILRMLGMDGYGRRLEHSKLSATVMLMAGLFMAISFYDVLVLFRDDLFGKSFVLSTICFGCIGWGRILGGFSHRDDLPRLMRTARDTYLRANPHDARQSALLRWYTDIFWHGVMLYTILFLFGAGIASVGPGLLYLYNGERILPFGVYLPFLDPDSTSGYELNYLYQLSCILWTPPGLTATQNIYFALILNICIQYDVLELHLADLDALVKRPDAHGRDRLVRQKLHEIILDQTRLEEFVQLIERVYSPQAIVEVLSLTFQLVMTLYVMRTSIWLPGLFLIPLCTIQLLVFCIPGTLIELKASKLTESIYATAWHEMHQQNKQLIHLLLHRSQHPRGLTCAGMVSINMNLFLNVAKKVYSIFMMMESM from the exons ATGGCGGTCGGCAGCGAAAGTCCAATCGAACGGTTCGACCGCATCCTGTCCTGGCAGTGCCACATCCTCCGAATGCTGGGCATGGACGGGTACGGCCGCAGGCTAGAGCACAGCAAGCTGTCCGCCACGGTGATGCTGATGGCGGGCCTGTTCATGGCGATCTCGTTCTACGACGTGCTGGTGCTGTTCCGCGACGACCTGTTCGGCAAATCGTTCGTGCTGTCCACCATCTGCTTCGGGTGCATCGGCTGGGGCCGCATACTGGGCGGATTCAGCCACCGGGACGATCTGCCTCGGCTGATGCGCACAGCCCGGGACACCTATCTGCGTGCCAACCCGCATGACGCGCGCCAGTCCGCCCTGCTGCGCTGGTACACCGACATCTTCTGGCACGGTGTGATGCTGTACACGATCTTGTTTCTGTTCGGTGCGGGGATTGCGTCCGTCGGCCCGGGGCTGCTCTACCTGTACAATGGGGAGCGCATACTGCCGTTTGGGGTGTACCTGCCCTTCCTCGATCCGGACAGCACCAGCGGGTACGAGCTGAACTATCTGTACCAGCTCAGCTGCATCCTGTGGACGCCGCCCGGGCTGACCGCGACACAGAACATCTACTTCGCGCTGATCCTGAACATCTGCATCCAGTACGATGTGCTCGAGCTGCACCTGGCCGATCTGGACGCGCTGGTGAAGCGGCCGGACGCGCACGGCCGGGACCGGCTCGTCCGGCAGAAGCTGCACGAGATCATACTGGACCAGACGCGGCTGGAAGAGTTCGTACAGCTGATCGAGCGCGTTTACTCGCCGCAAGCGATCGTGGAGGTGTTGTCGCTCACGTTCCAGCTCGTCATGACGCTGTACGTGATGCGCACG AGCATTTGGCTGCCGGGGCTGTTCCTGATACCGCTCTGCACGATACAGCTGCTGGTCTTCTGCATCCCCGGCACGCTGATCGAGCTGAAGGCGTCCAAGCTGACGGAATCGATCTACGCCACGGCCTGGCACGAGATGCACCAGCAGAACAAGCAACTCATTCATCTACTGCTGCACCGCAGCCAGCATCCGAGAGGGCTAACCTGTGCCGGCATGGTTAGCATCAATATGAATCTGTTCCTGAAT GTTGCCAAGAAGGTGTACTCGATCTTTATGATGATGGAAAGCATGTGA
- the LOC121589431 gene encoding putative odorant receptor 83c, whose protein sequence is MPEHPIHTFDRLIKRQRLLLKLIGVDSYDPAFRIHSLTFMVVCLALTFLIISLYDLYLFRDDLFNFVYVLITIFFATIGIGRISVFLLCSKLLAELLEQSYRTYRLVVDDPREQRILQWYTRLFQRAVNGYTLVFIGTSVAAGLLPLLIYLLSGDRVLPYGVVLPFVDHNSPVGYELNYIYQVSCIIWTPPGLVASECMMFALVLNICIQYDILAVKLQDLDELIRSPHPHRDAMIGCQLRSILHNQQRLISFISNVEAANNVLSGVEVLSLGLQIVITLFVLQFSLWIPGLVLIPAFTLQLFLFCLLGTIIEDKGVKFSAGVYRLTWNELSKQDKQIFRLLLLSSQQPQTLTCARMTCISLDLFVNMSQKFYSIFMMLRNM, encoded by the exons ATGCCGGAGCATCCGATCCACACCTTCGATCGGCTGATCAAACGGCAGCgcctgctgctgaagctgaTCGGCGTCGATAGCTACGATCCGGCGTTCCGCATCCACTCGCTCACCTTCATGGTGGTGTGTCTGGCGCTCACCTTCCTAATCATCTCGCTGTACGACCTGTACCTCTTCCGGGACGACCTGTTCAACTTTGTCTACGTGCTGATCACGATCTTCTTCGCGACGATCGGCATCGGCCGCATATCGGTGTTCCTGCTGTGCAGCAAGCTGTTGGCGGAGCTGCTGGAGCAATCCTACCGCACCTACCGGCTGGTGGTGGACGATCCGCGCGAGCAGCGCATCCTGCAGTGGTACACCAGGCTGTTCCAGCGGGCCGTCAACGGCTACACGCTCGTGTTTATCGGCACGTCCGTGGCGGCGGGGTTGCTCCCGCTCCTCATCTACCTGCTGTCCGGCGACCGGGTCCTGCCGTACGGTGTGGTGCTGCCGTTCGTCGACCACAACTCGCCGGTGGGCTACGAGCTGAACTACATCTACCAGGTGAGCTGCATCATCTGGACGCCGCCCGGGCTGGTCGCGTCGGAGTGCATGATGTTTGCGCTCGTGCTGAACATCTGCATACAGTACGACATACTGGCGGTGAAGCTGCAGGACCTGGACGAGCTGATACGGTCGCCGCACCCGCACAGGGACGCGATGATTGGGTGCCAGCTGCGCAGCATCCTTCACAATCAGCAGCGACTGATTAG TTTCATCTCCAACGTCGAAGCGGCAAACAACGTCCTTTCGGGCGTGGAGGTACTCTCGCTAGGGCTGCAGATCGTTATCACACTGTTCGTATTGCAGTTT TCACTCTGGATCCCGGGGCTGGTGCTGATACCGGCCTTCACACTGCAGCTCTTTCTGTTCTGCCTGCTCGGCACCATCATCGAGGATAAGGGCGTCAAGTTTTCGGCCGGCGTGTACAGGCTCACCTGGAACGAGCTGTCCAAGCAGGACAAGCAGATCTttcgcctgctgctgctgagctcACAGCAGCCCCAGACGCTCACCTGCGCCCGTATGACCTGCATCAGCTTGGACCTGTTCGTCAAT ATGTCGCAAAAGTTCTACTCAATCTTCATGATGTTACGCAACATGTAA